A region of Dermabacter vaginalis DNA encodes the following proteins:
- a CDS encoding AGE family epimerase/isomerase, translated as MTTPLLLEATKTDPAHAAWLEDVGKDLLEWGAASRTEHGFGWLDSSGTLDPDHDLELWINCRMTHCFALASIRGTESSRDYAELAAHGLSALSGAFHDVEHGGFYSIIARETGEPVDDSKQAYAHAFVVLAASSLVEAKIPGAGELLETALEAHARFFESEHEMFADTYSRDFSNCEDYRGINANMHSVEGLLAASAATGRLELFERAAVIVERALAFAKGNGWFLPEHFTTAWEPRPDYNREEPAHPFRPYGATIGHSFEWARLALHTAAGFEGQFSDATRAQERASALRDGALALAEKACETWGIDGDGGFPYTVDWDGSPVVHERMHWVVAEAIGAAAVLFRTNGDAVWEERYESWWQWAKTTTIVPGRLGSWVHELTATGEISETTWKGQPDIYHAYQVTLIPRLPAWPPLAHAVATEARSR; from the coding sequence ATGACGACACCCCTCCTTCTCGAGGCAACGAAGACCGACCCCGCGCATGCCGCGTGGCTTGAGGATGTGGGGAAGGATCTACTCGAGTGGGGCGCAGCCTCGCGCACGGAGCATGGCTTCGGATGGCTCGACTCAAGCGGTACTCTCGATCCGGATCACGACCTCGAACTGTGGATCAATTGCCGCATGACACACTGCTTCGCCCTCGCAAGCATCCGCGGCACCGAGTCCTCTCGCGATTATGCCGAGCTCGCAGCCCACGGCCTCTCGGCGCTTTCGGGCGCGTTTCACGATGTCGAACACGGCGGTTTCTACTCGATCATCGCCCGTGAAACGGGTGAGCCGGTTGATGATTCGAAGCAGGCCTACGCCCACGCGTTCGTGGTACTCGCCGCTTCGAGTCTCGTCGAGGCAAAGATCCCTGGCGCGGGCGAACTCCTTGAAACCGCGCTCGAGGCACATGCACGCTTTTTCGAATCCGAGCACGAGATGTTTGCCGACACCTACTCGCGCGATTTCTCGAACTGCGAGGACTACCGCGGGATCAACGCGAATATGCACAGTGTCGAGGGACTCCTCGCAGCCTCGGCAGCGACCGGCCGCCTCGAGCTTTTCGAGCGCGCCGCGGTCATCGTCGAGCGCGCGCTCGCGTTCGCGAAGGGCAACGGCTGGTTCCTGCCCGAGCACTTCACGACCGCGTGGGAGCCCCGCCCCGACTACAACCGGGAGGAGCCCGCCCACCCGTTCCGCCCCTATGGTGCAACGATCGGCCATTCGTTTGAATGGGCGCGCCTCGCCCTGCACACCGCGGCCGGTTTCGAGGGGCAGTTTTCCGACGCCACCCGGGCTCAGGAACGCGCCTCAGCTTTGCGCGACGGCGCGCTCGCCCTCGCCGAGAAGGCATGTGAGACGTGGGGCATCGACGGTGACGGCGGCTTCCCGTACACGGTGGACTGGGATGGCTCACCCGTCGTGCACGAACGCATGCACTGGGTCGTCGCTGAGGCCATCGGTGCGGCCGCTGTGCTGTTCCGCACGAACGGCGATGCCGTCTGGGAAGAACGCTATGAGTCCTGGTGGCAGTGGGCGAAGACGACAACCATCGTTCCCGGCAGGCTCGGCAGCTGGGTCCACGAGCTCACCGCCACGGGCGAGATCAGCGAAACGACCTGGAAGGGCCAGCCAGACATTTACCACGCCTACCAGGTCACGCTTATTCCGCGCCTGCCCGCATGGCCGCCTCTCGCTCACGCCGTCGCTACGGAAGCTCGCTCTCGATAA
- a CDS encoding riboflavin synthase: MFTGIISAKGTVTGLEKGADDTARLTLAAPAPLLDGLALGGSLAVNGVCLTAIETPETQGEEARFTAIAMGETLARTSLGDLAVGSRVNLERCTEVGARLDGHIVQGHVDGVGAVARIDDEGTWRRMRIEIPDNLEEQVAEKGSITLDGVSLTVTAVNTPGESPAFVEVALIPETLEATTLGEATVGTRVNVETDVIAKYTARLVAVRAARKECTK, encoded by the coding sequence ATGTTTACAGGAATTATCAGCGCGAAGGGCACCGTGACGGGGCTTGAGAAAGGGGCGGACGACACGGCGCGCCTCACCCTCGCGGCACCGGCACCTCTGCTCGACGGCCTCGCGCTCGGCGGATCTCTCGCCGTGAACGGCGTGTGCCTGACGGCGATTGAAACGCCCGAAACCCAGGGCGAGGAGGCTCGCTTCACCGCGATCGCCATGGGGGAGACCCTCGCGCGCACGAGCCTCGGCGACCTCGCCGTCGGAAGCCGCGTGAATCTCGAGCGCTGCACCGAGGTCGGCGCCCGCCTCGACGGCCACATCGTGCAGGGGCACGTCGACGGCGTGGGAGCCGTTGCCCGCATTGACGATGAGGGGACGTGGCGCCGCATGCGCATCGAGATCCCCGACAACCTTGAAGAGCAGGTCGCCGAAAAGGGCTCGATCACCCTCGATGGTGTTTCGCTCACCGTCACGGCCGTGAATACGCCGGGGGAGAGCCCCGCGTTCGTCGAGGTGGCCCTCATCCCCGAGACGCTCGAGGCTACGACGCTCGGCGAGGCAACCGTCGGAACCCGAGTGAACGTCGAGACCGACGTAATCGCCAAATACACGGCGCGTCTAGTAGCCGTGCGCGCCGCTCGCAAGGAGTGCACGAAATGA
- a CDS encoding GTP cyclohydrolase II, which translates to MSEARVRGTEPIQMPTPHGTFEVRAWRGRDAEHVSLLARGAAWPGEGSDASQPPLVRVHSECATGDVFGSYRCDCGEQLEKALETIQREGGAVIYMRGHEGRGIGLFEKIRAYHLQDLGDDTVEANVHLGLPVDARRYDDAADILRALGMGRVRLMTNNPEKDGALAGLGIEVAEIVPSVIAPRGANRRYLETKREKMAHRLGPSHD; encoded by the coding sequence GTGAGCGAGGCGCGCGTTCGCGGCACTGAGCCGATTCAGATGCCAACGCCTCACGGCACGTTTGAGGTGCGTGCGTGGCGCGGTCGCGATGCGGAACACGTGAGTCTGCTCGCGCGTGGCGCCGCGTGGCCGGGGGAGGGTTCCGACGCTTCCCAGCCTCCTCTCGTGCGCGTGCACTCCGAATGTGCGACGGGCGATGTTTTCGGCTCGTACCGCTGCGATTGCGGCGAGCAGCTGGAAAAAGCGCTCGAGACGATCCAGCGCGAAGGAGGGGCCGTGATCTACATGCGCGGCCACGAAGGGCGAGGCATCGGTCTATTCGAGAAGATTCGCGCCTACCACCTTCAGGATCTCGGTGACGACACGGTCGAGGCGAATGTCCACCTAGGCCTGCCCGTTGACGCACGCCGCTACGACGATGCGGCGGACATTCTTCGCGCCCTGGGCATGGGGCGCGTGCGTCTCATGACGAATAACCCCGAAAAGGACGGCGCGCTTGCGGGCCTCGGCATCGAGGTTGCCGAGATCGTGCCGAGCGTCATCGCACCGCGCGGGGCAAATAGGCGCTACCTTGAAACCAAACGCGAGAAGATGGCGCATCGCCTCGGCCCCTCGCACGACTAA
- a CDS encoding superoxide dismutase — protein MAEYTLPDLGYDYAALEPSISGRIMELHHDKHHQTYVNGANQALEQLAEARDKNDFGTINQLQKNLAFNLAGHVNHTIFWENLSPEGGDKPEGELAQAVEEFFGSFDGLRAQFTAAALGIQGSGWAILAWDSLGEKLIIEQFYDHQGNLAAATVPLLLLDMWEHAFYLDYQNAKADYVKAFWNIVDWADVAERFSRATSQTKGLITPVA, from the coding sequence ATGGCTGAATACACTCTTCCCGATCTCGGATACGACTACGCCGCTCTCGAGCCCTCGATCTCGGGCCGCATCATGGAGCTGCATCACGATAAGCACCACCAGACGTACGTCAACGGCGCGAACCAGGCGCTCGAACAGCTCGCGGAAGCTCGCGACAAGAACGACTTCGGCACGATCAACCAGCTTCAGAAGAACCTCGCGTTCAACCTCGCCGGCCACGTGAACCACACGATCTTCTGGGAGAACCTTTCGCCCGAAGGCGGCGACAAGCCCGAGGGTGAGCTCGCTCAGGCAGTCGAAGAGTTCTTCGGTTCGTTTGATGGCCTGCGCGCCCAGTTCACCGCTGCCGCGCTCGGCATTCAGGGCTCCGGCTGGGCGATCCTCGCATGGGATTCGCTCGGCGAGAAGCTCATCATCGAGCAGTTCTACGACCACCAGGGCAACCTTGCAGCGGCAACCGTGCCGCTGCTCCTCCTCGACATGTGGGAGCACGCTTTCTACCTCGACTACCAGAACGCCAAGGCTGACTACGTGAAGGCATTCTGGAACATCGTCGACTGGGCCGATGTCGCTGAGCGCTTCTCGCGCGCGACCTCCCAGACGAAGGGCCTCATCACCCCGGTGGCCTGA
- a CDS encoding M48 family metallopeptidase, whose translation MTEIESQDPPTFESEHTKPAGKPGLFNGSTRHGLLGDLSLRHPWDIPLFAVGVLITCLLFVAWVGAVVFIIYMAATGKWSSIQPALEEGSADGGLSNPYSPISIGIQLFVAFMLIPWVLWIARALMYAQLRVSGVRMSPTQFPEGYRMVAEAAEQFGMRRVPDAYVLSGNGMINAFAAGHGYRRFVCVYSDLFEVGGKVRDPEALRFVIAHEVGHHAAGHTSYFRLLFSNFMMRIPILGNALSRAQEYTADNYGYAHVPAGAPGTMALLSGGKYLNAHVNVHELADRAATEKGLWIHLVNLSVTHPVITWRAHALRDRSKPGRMWLRPKNRIFEPYLPAGSTFSGKYPTPEEALALLDRARAEGHVIGEEQFGRFPFGQSYPEPQQMRPLQVRQPSAEAANPLVSRKPGAH comes from the coding sequence ATGACCGAAATCGAATCTCAAGACCCGCCCACCTTCGAAAGCGAGCACACGAAACCGGCAGGGAAGCCGGGCCTTTTTAACGGCTCCACGCGCCACGGGCTGCTGGGGGATCTTTCCCTTCGGCATCCGTGGGACATCCCGCTGTTTGCCGTGGGAGTTCTCATCACGTGCCTTCTCTTCGTCGCGTGGGTCGGTGCTGTCGTGTTCATCATTTACATGGCGGCGACGGGAAAGTGGTCGAGCATCCAGCCCGCCCTCGAAGAGGGCTCGGCAGACGGTGGACTCTCGAACCCCTATAGCCCCATCTCCATCGGGATCCAGCTGTTCGTTGCCTTCATGTTGATCCCATGGGTGCTATGGATCGCCCGCGCGCTCATGTATGCGCAGCTTCGAGTCTCCGGCGTGCGCATGAGCCCCACGCAGTTCCCCGAGGGATACCGGATGGTCGCCGAAGCTGCCGAACAGTTCGGAATGCGTCGCGTACCCGACGCCTACGTCCTCTCCGGCAACGGCATGATCAATGCCTTTGCCGCCGGCCACGGTTATCGGCGCTTCGTGTGTGTCTATTCCGACCTCTTCGAAGTGGGCGGCAAAGTCCGCGACCCCGAGGCTCTTCGCTTTGTGATCGCGCACGAGGTTGGCCACCACGCCGCCGGCCACACCTCGTATTTCCGCCTGCTGTTTTCGAACTTCATGATGCGCATTCCGATCCTCGGCAACGCCCTGTCTCGTGCCCAGGAGTACACGGCCGACAATTACGGCTACGCCCACGTGCCCGCGGGGGCTCCCGGAACGATGGCCCTTCTCTCGGGAGGAAAGTACCTCAACGCGCACGTCAACGTGCATGAGCTCGCCGATCGCGCCGCAACCGAAAAGGGCCTGTGGATCCACCTCGTCAACCTTTCGGTGACTCACCCGGTCATCACGTGGCGCGCCCACGCACTGCGGGACCGCTCCAAGCCCGGGCGAATGTGGCTGCGTCCCAAGAATCGAATCTTCGAGCCCTACCTTCCCGCCGGCTCCACCTTCAGCGGCAAGTACCCGACCCCCGAGGAGGCGCTCGCACTCCTTGACCGGGCCCGGGCCGAGGGGCATGTGATCGGGGAGGAACAGTTTGGTCGCTTCCCCTTCGGTCAGTCCTACCCCGAGCCGCAGCAGATGCGTCCGCTACAGGTGCGCCAACCGTCGGCCGAAGCGGCGAACCCTCTCGTATCCCGCAAGCCGGGAGCTCACTAA
- a CDS encoding DNA-methyltransferase, which translates to MSDTKALVGEDAASSVVLADNLEVLRTLPGESIQLIYIDPPFNTGRRQQRQSLQTMRAADGTEGSRVGFKGRSYTSIKGALYGYDDAFEDYWEFLEPRLIEAHRVLAQSGTLYLHLDYREAHYAKVLLDALFGRESFLNEIIWAYDYGARTKKRWPAKHDTILVYVKDPKSYFFNSEDVDREPYMAPGLVTKEKAERGKLPTDVWWHTIVSPTGREKTGYATQKPEGILRRIVQASSREGDWVLDFFAGSGTTASVAHKLGRRFLAIDSNPQAFDVMQRRLAGSNARFIESELP; encoded by the coding sequence ATGAGCGACACGAAGGCCCTCGTGGGAGAGGACGCTGCCTCGAGCGTTGTGCTCGCGGACAACCTCGAGGTACTCCGCACTCTCCCGGGCGAGTCGATCCAGCTCATCTACATCGACCCGCCGTTCAACACGGGCAGGCGCCAACAGCGCCAGTCCCTCCAGACCATGCGCGCAGCCGATGGCACCGAGGGCTCGCGAGTCGGTTTCAAAGGACGCAGTTACACGAGCATCAAGGGCGCCCTTTACGGTTACGACGACGCGTTCGAGGACTACTGGGAGTTCCTCGAACCGAGGCTCATCGAGGCACATCGCGTGCTCGCCCAGTCGGGAACGCTCTACCTCCACCTCGACTATCGCGAGGCGCACTATGCGAAGGTTCTCCTCGATGCGCTCTTTGGCCGCGAGTCGTTTCTCAACGAGATCATCTGGGCGTACGACTACGGAGCGCGTACGAAGAAGCGATGGCCCGCGAAGCACGACACGATCCTCGTGTACGTCAAGGACCCAAAAAGCTATTTCTTCAACTCGGAGGACGTCGATCGCGAGCCCTACATGGCGCCTGGCCTCGTCACGAAAGAAAAAGCTGAGCGGGGAAAACTTCCCACCGACGTGTGGTGGCACACGATCGTGTCACCCACGGGGCGCGAAAAGACCGGCTACGCGACCCAAAAGCCCGAGGGGATTCTCAGGCGAATCGTGCAAGCGAGCAGTCGCGAGGGCGACTGGGTGCTCGATTTCTTTGCCGGCTCGGGTACGACCGCTTCGGTCGCGCACAAACTGGGCCGACGGTTCCTTGCGATCGACTCGAACCCGCAAGCCTTCGACGTGATGCAGCGAAGGCTCGCGGGGTCGAACGCGCGGTTTATCGAGAGCGAGCTTCCGTAG
- a CDS encoding single-stranded DNA-binding protein, with protein MNAIMTTIQGNATADATIFKFDGGGCRTSVTVAVNDRYYDVQAKEWKERKPEYVRVQVRRESLANNVVLSVKRGQPLLCTGRLVTQTWEDRDGNTRTELLLHADHVAIDLTYGTAQYAKSAPSWVDENTGEVRTTSPDVEGEAAESGSNEAAHAQLENHAGVKGELGESDLEELTEVAEPSYA; from the coding sequence ATGAACGCAATCATGACAACGATCCAGGGCAACGCGACCGCGGATGCCACGATCTTCAAGTTTGATGGTGGCGGCTGCCGCACGTCGGTGACCGTTGCCGTGAATGATCGGTACTACGACGTGCAGGCGAAGGAATGGAAAGAACGCAAGCCCGAGTACGTGCGTGTGCAGGTGCGCCGTGAATCGCTTGCGAACAACGTTGTGCTGTCCGTGAAGCGCGGCCAGCCGCTTTTGTGCACGGGCCGCCTCGTGACGCAGACGTGGGAGGACCGCGACGGCAACACTCGCACGGAGCTTCTTTTGCATGCCGATCACGTCGCCATCGATCTCACCTACGGAACCGCCCAGTACGCCAAGAGCGCGCCATCGTGGGTGGATGAAAACACCGGTGAGGTGCGCACCACGTCTCCCGATGTCGAGGGTGAGGCTGCTGAGAGTGGGTCGAATGAAGCTGCGCACGCTCAACTCGAGAACCACGCAGGCGTCAAGGGGGAGTTGGGCGAGAGCGATCTCGAGGAGCTCACCGAGGTGGCAGAACCCAGCTACGCCTGA
- the orn gene encoding oligoribonuclease encodes MSSTTTKPGNDRIIWVDCEMTGLDKANDALIEVAVLVTDGDLEVLGDGVDVVIKPPAGALESMDDFVRNMHTTSGLLEELDGGITLVEAEEACLAYVKEHCPEPGKAPLAGNSVGTDRAFIDRDLPEFAQFMSYRTIDVSSLKELAKRWFPRVFFNTPEKHGGHRALADIRESIQELKYYREVLFVKEPGPTSDEARAASKKFEITPQ; translated from the coding sequence GTGAGTTCTACAACGACGAAACCAGGTAACGACCGCATCATCTGGGTGGACTGCGAGATGACCGGCCTCGACAAGGCGAATGATGCCTTGATCGAGGTGGCGGTTCTCGTCACGGACGGGGATTTAGAAGTCCTCGGGGACGGCGTCGATGTCGTCATCAAACCCCCGGCAGGCGCGCTCGAGTCGATGGATGATTTCGTGCGGAACATGCACACGACTTCGGGTCTGCTCGAGGAGCTCGACGGTGGCATCACCCTCGTCGAAGCCGAAGAGGCGTGCCTCGCCTATGTCAAGGAGCATTGCCCCGAGCCCGGCAAGGCGCCTCTCGCGGGCAATTCGGTGGGCACCGACCGTGCTTTCATCGACCGCGACCTCCCGGAGTTTGCCCAGTTCATGAGCTACCGCACGATCGATGTCTCAAGCCTCAAGGAACTCGCCAAGCGCTGGTTCCCGCGCGTGTTCTTCAATACGCCGGAGAAACACGGCGGCCACCGCGCACTCGCCGATATTCGCGAGTCGATTCAGGAGCTCAAGTACTACCGCGAAGTTCTCTTCGTGAAGGAGCCCGGCCCCACGAGCGATGAGGCCCGAGCAGCCTCGAAGAAGTTCGAAATCACGCCTCAGTAG
- a CDS encoding helix-turn-helix domain-containing protein, with product MAIRVDLDILLVQRKMTVKQLSERVDISPTNLSVLKNGHARAIRFSTLAALCQALECEPGDILRFDPDPPTN from the coding sequence ATGGCCATCAGAGTCGATTTAGACATTTTGCTAGTCCAGAGGAAAATGACGGTTAAGCAATTGTCGGAGCGTGTAGATATTTCTCCGACAAATCTAAGTGTCCTAAAAAATGGTCACGCTCGGGCCATTAGGTTTTCCACGTTGGCGGCTCTGTGTCAGGCGCTCGAGTGCGAACCAGGAGACATCTTGCGCTTTGACCCAGATCCGCCAACGAATTGA
- the ribD gene encoding bifunctional diaminohydroxyphosphoribosylaminopyrimidine deaminase/5-amino-6-(5-phosphoribosylamino)uracil reductase RibD, with amino-acid sequence MNQPPHDAARESALREACERALEQARRGPLGANPRVGAALLSPTGELLATGFHRGARTPHAEADALLAARERGLDVHGATCIVTLEPCAHAGRTPSCARTLIDAGVAHVLYAVRDPHDIAANGGALLRDAGINARLWSDALPGSVGGDLTARATELNRRWFQATRESRPFVTAKIARTLDGYVAAADGTNAWITGEDARAEGHALRSTVDAIAVGTGTALADDPALTARDAHGTLAARQPRRVVIGERPLEPHSRLAKATHGPEHARPLLYRTRDLRAVFENLRAEHGVEHLLLEGGPRLISAALTLDLVDDLWIHEAPTLLGAGTPAVTGLGIGTLENRLDFDIVPESLHVSGSDLLFHAIPRARQQTPTKGE; translated from the coding sequence ATGAATCAGCCCCCTCACGACGCCGCGCGCGAAAGCGCCCTGCGTGAGGCGTGTGAGCGCGCGCTCGAACAGGCGCGGCGCGGACCCCTCGGTGCCAATCCGCGCGTTGGCGCAGCACTTCTCAGCCCCACCGGGGAGCTCCTTGCTACAGGCTTCCACCGAGGCGCCCGAACCCCGCATGCCGAAGCAGATGCCCTCTTAGCCGCCCGGGAACGTGGCCTCGATGTGCACGGTGCGACCTGCATCGTGACTCTTGAACCGTGCGCCCACGCCGGCCGCACCCCCTCGTGCGCGCGCACTCTCATCGACGCGGGCGTTGCGCATGTGCTCTACGCCGTTCGCGACCCGCACGACATCGCCGCGAACGGGGGTGCTCTTCTTCGCGATGCCGGCATCAACGCCCGTCTGTGGAGTGACGCGTTGCCGGGTAGCGTCGGAGGGGACCTCACTGCCCGCGCAACGGAACTGAACCGCCGCTGGTTCCAAGCCACGCGCGAGTCGCGTCCGTTCGTCACGGCAAAGATCGCCCGCACCCTCGATGGATACGTGGCCGCAGCCGATGGCACGAACGCGTGGATCACCGGAGAGGACGCCCGTGCAGAGGGGCACGCGCTCCGCAGCACCGTGGACGCGATCGCCGTGGGTACGGGCACGGCCCTCGCCGATGACCCCGCACTTACCGCGCGGGATGCGCACGGCACGCTCGCTGCACGCCAACCGCGGCGAGTCGTGATTGGCGAGCGCCCGCTCGAGCCACACTCGCGGCTCGCGAAAGCCACACACGGCCCTGAACACGCACGTCCGCTTCTTTATCGCACGCGAGATCTCCGCGCCGTGTTCGAAAACCTGCGCGCCGAACACGGGGTTGAGCACCTGCTTCTCGAAGGTGGCCCGCGTTTAATCTCCGCGGCGCTCACGCTCGATCTCGTCGACGACCTCTGGATCCACGAGGCCCCGACTTTGCTCGGTGCGGGCACACCTGCGGTCACGGGGCTCGGCATCGGGACCCTCGAGAACCGGCTTGACTTCGACATCGTTCCCGAATCACTCCATGTGAGCGGTTCAGATCTTCTCTTCCACGCGATCCCGCGTGCGCGGCAGCAAACTCCCACGAAAGGCGAGTGA
- the ribB gene encoding 3,4-dihydroxy-2-butanone-4-phosphate synthase — MSFAIDLTPMDEALALLARGEILVVLDDENRENEGDLIMAAELASPEKVGFFVRHSSGYLCAPMTTERAAALELPLMVPNSEDPLRTAYTISCDARAVEATGISAVDRAITARTLATASAADLIRPGHVLPLIAKDGGVRERPGHTEAAVELTRLAGLTPVGLIGEVVYDDGSMMHAEALAAFAREHGLGIITIEQLTAYLEDRDAREAAQ, encoded by the coding sequence ATGAGCTTTGCGATTGACCTGACTCCTATGGACGAGGCGCTCGCCCTGCTGGCGCGCGGAGAGATCCTCGTGGTGCTCGACGACGAGAACCGCGAAAACGAAGGCGATCTCATCATGGCCGCCGAGCTCGCGAGCCCCGAGAAGGTCGGTTTCTTTGTGCGGCACAGCTCCGGGTACCTGTGTGCGCCCATGACCACTGAGCGCGCCGCTGCCCTTGAGCTTCCGCTCATGGTTCCGAACAGTGAGGATCCGCTGCGCACCGCCTACACGATTAGCTGCGATGCACGCGCGGTTGAAGCGACAGGTATTTCCGCGGTGGATCGGGCGATCACGGCGCGCACGCTCGCGACCGCAAGCGCGGCAGACCTCATTCGTCCGGGTCACGTCCTTCCCCTTATCGCGAAGGACGGCGGCGTGCGCGAGCGTCCCGGCCACACCGAGGCCGCTGTTGAACTCACGCGGCTTGCAGGCCTGACCCCCGTGGGGCTCATCGGCGAGGTTGTGTACGACGACGGATCGATGATGCACGCGGAAGCCCTCGCGGCGTTCGCTCGCGAGCACGGGCTGGGCATCATCACGATTGAGCAGCTCACGGCGTATCTCGAGGATCGGGACGCCCGCGAGGCGGCCCAGTGA
- the ribH gene encoding 6,7-dimethyl-8-ribityllumazine synthase — MAGYGTPSSALGTHDAGPATIGIAAASWHTEIMDALLDGARRAAADAGCTVTEVRVPGSFELPVAAQALARTCDVVVALGVVIRGETPHFEYISGATTEGLARVALDESTPVGNGVLTVNTREQAVDRSGVEGASEDAGYAAAEAAIRTFRALAPLSDMR, encoded by the coding sequence ATGGCTGGATACGGCACCCCCTCCTCGGCGCTTGGCACGCATGATGCCGGCCCGGCGACGATCGGTATCGCGGCGGCGAGCTGGCACACGGAAATCATGGATGCCTTGCTCGACGGTGCCAGGCGCGCGGCCGCCGATGCGGGCTGCACGGTGACGGAAGTGCGTGTGCCCGGCTCGTTCGAGCTCCCGGTTGCCGCGCAAGCGCTTGCGCGCACGTGCGATGTCGTGGTTGCGCTCGGCGTCGTGATTCGCGGCGAGACTCCACACTTCGAGTACATTTCCGGCGCGACGACGGAGGGTCTTGCACGCGTCGCCCTCGACGAGTCCACCCCCGTGGGCAATGGCGTGCTCACGGTCAATACCCGCGAACAGGCCGTTGACCGTTCGGGTGTGGAAGGCGCGAGCGAGGACGCTGGCTATGCCGCGGCCGAGGCGGCGATCCGCACGTTCCGCGCCCTCGCCCCGCTTTCTGACATGCGGTGA